Sequence from the Mycobacterium florentinum genome:
CATCCAGAGTCTTTGCGTAATGCCGCTGCAGCGATTGGCGACGCTTCAGCTTGAAGCCGGCCTGCGCCGAGAACTGCTTCACCATGTCGATGGTCGGCAGGTACCCGCCGGGGAAGATCACGGTCTTCATGAAGTCGCTGAACTCGACGATCGCCGGGGTCAGCGGCAAGCCCGAGGCGATGATCTCTCGCTCCGAGAGAACGGTGATGGTGTGCAGCAGGAACGTCCCACCGGCCGGCAACAGCTCGTACGCCCGCTCGAAGAAGGCGGTGTAGCGGTCGTAGCCGACATGCTCGAGCGGGCCGATCGCCACGATTCGGTCCACCGGTTCGTGAAAGCGCTCCCAGCCCTCGAGTAGCGCCCGCTTGGAACGCGGGCTGTCCAGCTCGTCGAGCGTCTTTTGTGCGTAGGCGGCCTGGTTCTTGGACAGCGTCAAGCCGACGACGTTGACGTCGTATTTCTCGATGGCCCGCAGCATGGCGGCGCCCCAGCCGCAGCCGAGGTCCAGCAATGTCATGCCCGGCTGCAGGTCCAGCTTGCCAAGCGAGAGGTCGATCTTGGCGATCTGAGCCTCTTCGAGCGTCATGTCGTCGCCGCCCAGCCAGTAGGCGCACGTGTACATCTGGGTGCGGTCGAGGAACAGGCGGAAGAAGTCGTCCGATAAGTCGTAGTGCGCCTGTACGTCCTCGAAATGCGGCGTCAACCCGTCGGCCGTGTCCGTCCCGTCAGACATGTTCGTGATGCCTTTCCCTGGACCCCGCCGGCGTGATGCGCCGGGCAGGACGTCGGGAGGTCCAGTTGCTGTGCAGCTCGGGGTCAACTGTAAGGCGAATCCTGTTGGAACGCCTCGCCGAAGGGCAGCAGGCTACCGGCGTTGTAGTCAGCCCAGCTTGAAGTTGGCCTGCTTGGCGGCGGACAGATCGGTGATCTGATCCCACTGCGCGGCGACGTCGTCGACCGTCGGCGGCTTGTCGAAGGTGATGCCGTCGTTCTGGAATAGCGCGACGCGCTGCACCTTGCCACCACCGACCACGAAAACCGAAGCGCTGTTGGGGTTTTCCTCGGTGCACAGGTAGGACACCACCGGCGCGACGTACTCCGGGGTGAGCTTCTCGAGCACTTCCTTGGGCAGGATGTCCTCGGTCATGCGGGTGGCCGCGATCGGTGCGACGGCGTTGGCGTGGATGTTGTACTTCGCCCCCTCCAGCGCCAGGCTGTTGATCAGGCCGACCAGGCCGAGCTTGGCGGCGCCGTAGTTGGTCTGGCCGAAGTTGCCGAACAGACCACTGGTCGAGGTGGCGACGACCACCCGGCCGTAGCTCTGCTCACGGAAGTGCGGCCACGCGGCGCGGATGACGTTGTAGCCGCCGTAGAGGTGCACCTTGAGAACGGAGTCCCAGTTCTCGAACGACATCTTGTGGAAGGTGCCGTCGCGCAGGATTCCGGCGTTGCTCACCACACCGTGGATCGCACCGAACTCGTCGAGCGCGGTCTTGATGATGTTCTCGGCGCCCTCAGGCTCGGCGACGCTGTCGTAGTTGGCGGCCGCCCGGCCACCGGCGTCCTTGATCTCCTTGACGACCTCGTCGGCCATGTTGTGGCCGGCGCCGGTGCCGTCGCGGGCTCCGCCGAGGTCATTGACGATGACGCTGGCGCCCTCCTTGGCGAGGGTGAGCGCGTACTCGCGCCCCAGTCCTCCGCCGGCTCCGGTGACGACGATGACGCGATCCTGCACTCCGGGCATCAGGTTCCTCTCTGCAATTGACCAACGGTCGCGGGCGACCCCGAGCTAGTGTGTCAAAACAGCTTGCGAGCCATCTTCAGGGCCCGGTCCGTGTACGGCGGGTAGGTGAAGCTGGAGAGGTCGGGGCGAGTCGGTTTGGTCAGCACCGACTTGCGATGGCTGAACTCCTCGAAGCCCCACTTGCCGTGGTAGGCACCCATTCCCGAGGCGCCGACCCCGCCGAACGGCAGCTTGGCCGTCGACACCTGGAACGCCATGTGGTTGACCACGATGCCGCCGGCCGGAACTTCCTGGATCACCTTCTCCCGCACCTCGCGCGACTTGGTGAACAGGTAGGCCGACAACGGCTTGGGCCGCGCATTGACGAAACGTATTGCCTCGTCCAGGGATCCGACGGTGATCACCGGCAGCAGCGGTCCGAAGATCTCGTTGGTCATCAGCGGGCCGTCCACGTCGGGATCGACGACGACGGTCGGTTCGATGCGCAGGGTCGACGAGTCGCAGCCACCGCCGACGGTGGTCTTGCCGCCGGAGGCCTTGAGGTAACCGCTGAGCCGGTCGAACTGGCGCTGATTGGCCACCCGCATGCCGGTCGGGCCCTCCGAGCGGAACTTAGTGATGGCGGCGCCGATCTTGCTGACGAGTTCGTCGCGGATCGTCGCGTCGGCCAACACGTAGTCGGGCGCGACACAGGTCTGCCCACCGTTGAGGACTTTGATCCAGGCGATCCGCTTGGCCGCCACATCCACATCGGCGTCGGCCGCTACGATCACCGGGCTCTTGCCGCCGAGTTCGAGCGTGCACGGGGTCAGGTACGGCGCAGCGCCCTCGTAGACCTTGCGGCCGATCTCGGTTCCACCGGTGAACATCACCCGGTCCAAGCCCTGCGCGATCAGCTCCTGGCTCACCGCGCCGTCGCCTTCGACCACCGCGATCGCGTCGTTGTCGAGGTAGCGCGGGACCAGCTCGGCCATCACGTGCGACGAAGCGGCCGCGATCTCCGAGGGCTTGAGCACTACGGCATTTCCGGCGGCGATCGCACCGACCGCCGGCCCCAGGGTCAGGTAGAACGGGTAATTCCAGGCGCCGATGATCAGCACGGTGCCGTAGGGCTCGTACTGGATCCAGCCGCGGCCGGGA
This genomic interval carries:
- a CDS encoding SDR family oxidoreductase, giving the protein MPGVQDRVIVVTGAGGGLGREYALTLAKEGASVIVNDLGGARDGTGAGHNMADEVVKEIKDAGGRAAANYDSVAEPEGAENIIKTALDEFGAIHGVVSNAGILRDGTFHKMSFENWDSVLKVHLYGGYNVIRAAWPHFREQSYGRVVVATSTSGLFGNFGQTNYGAAKLGLVGLINSLALEGAKYNIHANAVAPIAATRMTEDILPKEVLEKLTPEYVAPVVSYLCTEENPNSASVFVVGGGKVQRVALFQNDGITFDKPPTVDDVAAQWDQITDLSAAKQANFKLG
- a CDS encoding aldehyde dehydrogenase family protein; translated protein: MTTESVAPKTSESTNGASSASQAARPADIPATVARLRQTFATGRTRDVEWRKRQLLALARLMEENETAINAALAEDLDRHPFEAFIGDVAGTVGEAKYAAKKVRKWTRRKYARLEAAQLPGRGWIQYEPYGTVLIIGAWNYPFYLTLGPAVGAIAAGNAVVLKPSEIAAASSHVMAELVPRYLDNDAIAVVEGDGAVSQELIAQGLDRVMFTGGTEIGRKVYEGAAPYLTPCTLELGGKSPVIVAADADVDVAAKRIAWIKVLNGGQTCVAPDYVLADATIRDELVSKIGAAITKFRSEGPTGMRVANQRQFDRLSGYLKASGGKTTVGGGCDSSTLRIEPTVVVDPDVDGPLMTNEIFGPLLPVITVGSLDEAIRFVNARPKPLSAYLFTKSREVREKVIQEVPAGGIVVNHMAFQVSTAKLPFGGVGASGMGAYHGKWGFEEFSHRKSVLTKPTRPDLSSFTYPPYTDRALKMARKLF
- a CDS encoding cyclopropane mycolic acid synthase family methyltransferase yields the protein MSDGTDTADGLTPHFEDVQAHYDLSDDFFRLFLDRTQMYTCAYWLGGDDMTLEEAQIAKIDLSLGKLDLQPGMTLLDLGCGWGAAMLRAIEKYDVNVVGLTLSKNQAAYAQKTLDELDSPRSKRALLEGWERFHEPVDRIVAIGPLEHVGYDRYTAFFERAYELLPAGGTFLLHTITVLSEREIIASGLPLTPAIVEFSDFMKTVIFPGGYLPTIDMVKQFSAQAGFKLKRRQSLQRHYAKTLDVWAANLSAHKDEAIEIQSEEVYETYMKYLTGCANLFRKGYTDLNQFTLRKP